In Rariglobus hedericola, the following proteins share a genomic window:
- a CDS encoding sialate O-acetylesterase, whose translation MIRRRFPDCGRVFLTIAAGLFITAPSLFATVALHGIFSDHAVLQRAERVPVWGTAAPGEKISLRLGNASARATAQADGSWKAFLNLQTEKEGPFEFIVEGEGNKITLTDILIGEVWLCSGQSNMRFHLSKSAGGEEEATRAANPKIRLLSVGLNVADQPVSRLREKWTVCDPSTAATFSAVGYYTGQTLHENLNVPIGLISISWAGTVIETWMSPQALASDPDFKPITDRWAQKEAEYPQKKAEYDQNKDALMAAWRQQADEAKAKGLREPFPPSPPAGPLSLARPSGLYYGEISPVAPYRLGGVLWYQGEQNVGRAFQYRKLLPALIADWRSLWNQSDLPFVIIQLPNFGKPESQPRSNNFAELREGQALTASTVPHTALVVTIDAGEEADIHPKDKKTVGVRAGRLIAKEFYRAPIAEAVRGPTFASATVKGNSLRVRFDHAAGLKTRDGKPPAYFAIAGTDGRYVWADATIEGDTVVLKAASVPVPATVRYNWATAPHGNLCNSADLPAAPFRTDTLRASTEGQN comes from the coding sequence ATGATCCGCCGCCGCTTTCCCGACTGCGGTCGCGTCTTTTTAACCATCGCCGCCGGCCTTTTCATCACCGCGCCCTCACTTTTCGCGACAGTCGCCCTTCACGGCATTTTTTCCGATCACGCCGTGCTGCAACGCGCCGAACGTGTCCCCGTCTGGGGCACCGCCGCTCCCGGCGAGAAAATCTCCCTGCGCCTCGGCAACGCCTCCGCCCGCGCCACCGCGCAAGCCGACGGCTCGTGGAAAGCCTTCCTGAATTTGCAGACCGAAAAAGAAGGTCCGTTCGAATTCATCGTCGAAGGCGAGGGCAATAAAATCACGCTCACCGACATCCTCATCGGCGAGGTCTGGCTCTGCTCCGGCCAGTCCAACATGCGGTTTCATCTCTCCAAATCCGCCGGCGGCGAAGAGGAAGCAACCCGCGCCGCCAATCCCAAGATCCGCCTTCTGAGCGTGGGCCTCAACGTCGCCGACCAACCCGTCTCCCGGCTCCGCGAAAAATGGACCGTGTGCGATCCAAGCACTGCGGCGACGTTTTCCGCGGTCGGTTACTACACGGGCCAAACCCTTCACGAAAACCTCAACGTCCCCATCGGTCTCATCAGCATTTCGTGGGCGGGCACCGTGATCGAAACCTGGATGTCGCCGCAGGCCCTAGCCTCCGATCCCGACTTCAAACCGATCACCGATCGCTGGGCTCAAAAAGAGGCCGAATACCCGCAGAAAAAAGCCGAATACGATCAAAACAAAGACGCGCTCATGGCCGCCTGGCGTCAACAGGCCGATGAAGCCAAGGCCAAGGGCCTGCGTGAACCGTTTCCGCCTTCGCCGCCGGCCGGACCGCTTTCGTTGGCCCGCCCGTCGGGCCTCTACTACGGCGAGATTTCTCCCGTCGCCCCCTACCGGCTCGGCGGCGTGCTCTGGTATCAAGGCGAGCAAAACGTCGGCCGCGCCTTCCAGTATCGCAAACTGCTCCCTGCGCTCATCGCCGACTGGCGCAGCCTGTGGAATCAGAGCGATCTTCCTTTCGTCATCATCCAGCTGCCCAACTTCGGCAAACCCGAGTCGCAGCCGCGCTCCAATAATTTTGCCGAGCTGCGCGAAGGTCAGGCCCTCACCGCCTCTACCGTCCCACACACCGCGCTCGTCGTCACCATCGACGCCGGCGAAGAAGCCGACATCCACCCGAAGGACAAAAAAACCGTCGGCGTGCGCGCCGGCCGTCTCATCGCCAAGGAGTTTTATCGCGCGCCGATTGCCGAAGCCGTGCGCGGTCCGACTTTCGCCAGCGCCACCGTCAAAGGTAACTCCCTCCGCGTGCGTTTCGATCACGCCGCCGGGCTGAAAACCCGCGACGGCAAACCGCCCGCCTATTTCGCCATCGCCGGCACCGACGGCCGCTACGTGTGGGCCGACGCCACCATCGAGGGCGACACCGTAGTCCTGAAAGCCGCGTCCGTTCCCGTCCCCGCCACCGTTCGCTACAACTGGGCCACCGCCCCGCACGGCAACCTTTGCAACAGCGCCGATCTTCCCGCCGCGCCCTTCCGCACCGATACCCTGCGCGCCTCCACAGAAGGCCAAAACTAA
- a CDS encoding TolB family protein: protein MHLISDFADNLHLTYPHNNSFADAGASLVLGWRSDKEVGLVKLDSKGNRRELCRFDLERQLEKLLWCDTALEANITATIANNQIWIFDHNHDSKPRLVYEAPATARLHSIPGIRADGQKIICSLGENDRHSALLIDLKTGEQRVLFEKPWFVNHFHFCPRDPEWIGFSHEGNCALIMDRVWGWHAKEAPEGKCFFEQFASSPQRTLYVGHERWSFHDRSVLIVAYGDGPGTPRGIYEAFVDGRPQRLIGEADRDFHLDVSRDGRWIVIDTTGAHDAPGKGWENAWPITDILVMDRATGERRFVARSRLAKHPSHAHPIFSVDGRHVYFNEASEDGLLNRVWRADNPFITS, encoded by the coding sequence ATGCATCTGATTTCCGATTTCGCAGACAACCTCCATCTCACCTACCCCCACAACAACAGCTTCGCCGATGCGGGCGCTTCGTTGGTCTTGGGATGGCGCAGCGACAAGGAGGTCGGCTTGGTAAAACTCGACTCCAAGGGAAACCGTCGCGAGCTCTGCCGCTTCGATCTCGAACGTCAGCTCGAAAAACTCCTGTGGTGCGACACCGCGCTCGAGGCCAACATCACGGCGACCATCGCCAACAACCAGATCTGGATCTTTGATCACAACCACGACTCGAAGCCCCGCCTCGTTTACGAAGCACCCGCCACCGCCCGCCTCCACTCGATCCCCGGCATCCGCGCCGACGGGCAAAAAATCATCTGCAGTCTCGGCGAAAACGACCGTCACTCCGCATTGCTGATCGATCTGAAAACCGGCGAACAACGTGTCCTTTTCGAAAAACCCTGGTTCGTTAATCACTTCCATTTTTGCCCCCGTGATCCCGAATGGATCGGCTTCAGTCACGAGGGCAACTGCGCCCTGATCATGGACCGCGTCTGGGGCTGGCACGCCAAGGAAGCTCCCGAGGGCAAATGTTTCTTCGAGCAGTTCGCGTCCTCACCCCAGCGCACGCTCTACGTGGGCCACGAGCGCTGGAGTTTTCATGATCGCTCGGTGCTCATCGTCGCCTACGGAGACGGGCCCGGCACCCCGCGCGGCATCTACGAAGCCTTCGTCGACGGGCGCCCCCAGCGCCTCATCGGCGAGGCCGACCGCGACTTCCACCTCGATGTCAGCCGCGACGGTCGCTGGATCGTGATCGACACCACCGGCGCCCACGATGCGCCCGGCAAAGGTTGGGAGAACGCCTGGCCGATCACCGACATTCTCGTGATGGATCGCGCCACCGGCGAACGTCGTTTCGTCGCGCGCAGCCGTCTCGCCAAACATCCTTCGCACGCCCACCCGATTTTCAGCGTGGACGGTCGCCACGTCTATTTCAACGAAGCCAGCGAAGACGGTCTGCTCAACCGCGTCTGGCGCGCCGACAATCCGTTCATCACGTCATGA
- a CDS encoding type II secretion system protein: MSAFLFDTPAHSRRLLQRRAFTLVELLAVIAIIGTLAAILIPVIGKARESSYSVRCSSNYRTIYSWLTIYAGENKGVYPAAFGPSPRYPNSTQYWTELQFYMESSRSANVSAEAGTDLRFWYCPAAVKTYPEEPHRVYPINCYGRAQASGIRPVACSMPARTLLLADGSHNVGGSSLAYFRDSQGSAAESPAKVLEARHLGKVNGLYLDGHIATFALNDPQLDTWITNLAR, translated from the coding sequence ATGAGCGCATTTCTTTTTGATACCCCAGCCCACTCACGACGCTTGCTCCAGCGCCGTGCTTTCACACTCGTCGAGTTGCTCGCCGTGATCGCCATCATCGGCACCCTTGCCGCCATTCTCATCCCCGTGATCGGCAAGGCGCGGGAAAGCTCTTACAGCGTGCGCTGCTCCTCCAACTACCGCACCATCTACAGCTGGCTGACGATTTATGCCGGTGAAAACAAAGGCGTCTATCCGGCCGCCTTTGGTCCCAGTCCGCGCTATCCCAACAGCACCCAATACTGGACCGAGCTGCAGTTCTACATGGAGTCTTCACGCTCGGCCAACGTCTCCGCCGAAGCCGGCACCGACCTCCGGTTCTGGTATTGCCCCGCCGCCGTCAAAACCTACCCCGAGGAACCCCACCGCGTGTATCCGATAAACTGTTACGGTCGCGCCCAGGCGAGCGGTATCCGTCCCGTCGCCTGCAGCATGCCCGCGCGCACCCTGCTGTTGGCCGACGGATCCCACAACGTCGGCGGCAGCTCGCTCGCTTACTTTCGCGATTCGCAAGGCTCCGCCGCCGAAAGCCCGGCCAAGGTCCTTGAGGCGCGCCACCTCGGCAAGGTCAACGGTCTCTATCTCGACGGACACATCGCCACCTTTGCCCTGAACGATCCCCAGCTGGACACATGGATCACCAATCTTGCCCGCTGA